One genomic segment of Pseudomonas sp. RU47 includes these proteins:
- a CDS encoding Na+/H+ antiporter subunit C has product MEEVIAIAIGVLAASGVWLILRPRTFQVVMGLCLLSYGVNLFIFSMGSLFIGKEPVIKDGVTQDLLHYTDPLPQALVLTAIVISFAMTALFLVVLLASRGLTGTDHVDGREPKE; this is encoded by the coding sequence ATGGAAGAAGTCATCGCAATCGCCATCGGCGTGCTCGCCGCGTCCGGCGTCTGGTTGATCCTGCGCCCACGGACGTTCCAGGTGGTCATGGGCCTGTGCCTGCTGTCGTACGGCGTCAACTTGTTCATCTTCAGCATGGGCAGCCTGTTTATCGGCAAGGAGCCGGTGATCAAGGATGGCGTGACCCAAGACTTGCTGCACTACACCGACCCGCTGCCACAGGCACTGGTGCTGACTGCGATCGTCATCAGCTTCGCCATGACCGCGCTGTTCCTCGTCGTTCTGCTCGCCTCGCGCGGCCTGACCGGCACCGACCACGTCGACGGCCGGGAGCCTAAAGAATGA
- a CDS encoding monovalent cation/H+ antiporter subunit D → MMAMTHLIAAPILLPLLTAAIMLMLGERHRPLKAKINLFSSLVGLFISVMLLQWTQTTGVPGSIGVYLPGNWQAPFGIVLVVDRLSALMLVLTGIIGVSALLFAMARWDGAGSSFHALFQIQLMGLYGAFLTADLFNLFVFFEVLLAASYGLLLHGSGRARVSSGLHYISINLLASSLFLIGAALIYGVTGTLNMADLALKIPLVPEADRGLLHAGAGILAVAFLAKAGMWPLNFWLVPAYSSASAPVAAMFAIMTKVGVYTLLRLWTLLFSGQAGASAFFGGDWLIYGGMATMACAALAILAAQRLERMASLSILVSAGILLSAIGFAQPNLIGAALFYLVSSTLALSALFLLAELIERSRSANEIPLEDESELLPRPQESLQPPKGINLDDEQKAVVGQVIPWTMAFLGLSFIACALLIIGMPPLSGFIGKLSLIGALLNPLGLGTGAPISNAAWALLALLILTGLASLMAFSRLGIQRFWTPEERPSPLLRKLECAPIFLLLGLSIVLTFKAEPLLRYTQATAEALHNPQQYVMAVLGTRAVPSPEAKSAMLEVQP, encoded by the coding sequence ATGATGGCGATGACTCACCTGATCGCCGCACCGATTCTGCTGCCGCTGCTGACCGCCGCCATCATGCTGATGCTCGGCGAGCGGCACCGACCGCTGAAGGCGAAAATCAATCTGTTCTCCAGCCTCGTCGGCCTGTTCATCTCGGTGATGCTGCTGCAGTGGACGCAAACCACGGGCGTGCCCGGTTCGATTGGCGTGTACCTGCCGGGCAACTGGCAGGCGCCGTTCGGCATTGTGCTGGTAGTTGATCGCCTGTCGGCGCTGATGCTGGTGCTGACCGGGATCATCGGCGTCAGCGCCCTGCTGTTTGCCATGGCCCGCTGGGACGGCGCCGGTTCGAGCTTCCACGCGTTGTTCCAGATTCAGTTGATGGGGTTGTATGGCGCATTTCTGACCGCCGACCTGTTCAACCTCTTTGTGTTCTTCGAAGTCCTGCTCGCCGCGTCCTATGGGTTGCTGTTGCATGGATCGGGTCGGGCGCGGGTCTCGTCGGGGCTGCATTACATCTCGATCAACCTGCTCGCTTCGTCGCTGTTTCTGATTGGCGCGGCATTGATCTACGGCGTCACCGGCACGCTGAACATGGCCGATCTGGCGCTGAAGATTCCGCTGGTGCCGGAAGCCGACCGTGGCTTGCTGCATGCCGGCGCCGGGATTCTCGCCGTCGCGTTCCTGGCCAAGGCTGGCATGTGGCCGCTGAACTTCTGGCTGGTGCCGGCCTATTCCTCGGCCAGTGCGCCGGTGGCGGCGATGTTCGCGATCATGACCAAGGTCGGCGTCTACACCTTGCTGCGCCTGTGGACCCTGCTGTTCTCTGGGCAAGCCGGTGCCTCGGCGTTCTTTGGCGGCGACTGGCTGATCTACGGCGGCATGGCGACCATGGCCTGCGCGGCGCTGGCAATTCTCGCCGCGCAACGCCTGGAGCGCATGGCCAGTCTGAGCATTCTGGTGTCGGCGGGGATTCTGCTGTCGGCAATCGGGTTCGCCCAGCCGAACCTGATCGGCGCCGCGTTGTTCTATCTGGTCAGCTCGACCCTGGCACTGAGCGCACTGTTCCTGCTGGCCGAGTTGATCGAACGTTCGCGCTCGGCCAACGAGATCCCGCTGGAAGACGAAAGCGAACTGCTGCCGCGCCCGCAGGAATCCCTGCAACCGCCCAAAGGCATCAACCTCGACGACGAGCAAAAAGCTGTGGTCGGTCAGGTCATCCCGTGGACCATGGCGTTTCTCGGCCTGAGCTTTATTGCTTGCGCGCTGCTGATCATCGGCATGCCGCCGCTGTCCGGTTTTATCGGCAAACTCAGTCTGATCGGCGCGCTGCTCAATCCGCTGGGGCTGGGCACTGGCGCGCCGATTTCCAACGCGGCTTGGGCATTGCTGGCGCTGCTGATCCTTACCGGGCTGGCGTCGTTGATGGCGTTCTCGCGCCTCGGCATCCAGCGCTTCTGGACCCCGGAGGAGCGCCCTTCGCCACTGCTGCGCAAACTCGAATGCGCGCCGATCTTCCTGTTGCTGGGGCTGAGCATCGTCCTGACTTTCAAGGCTGAACCCCTGTTGCGTTACACCCAGGCCACTGCCGAGGCGTTGCACAACCCGCAGCAGTACGTGATGGCGGTGCTCGGCACCCGTGCCGTACCGAGTCCGGAAGCCAAATCGGCGATGCTGGAGGTGCAGCCATGA
- a CDS encoding helix-turn-helix domain-containing protein, which translates to MHKDSTQRASVLQHVSLNVRRLRHAADMSQTALAEKSGVSRRMLVAIEAGEKNVSLTTLDRVAEALDVAFSDLIQAPDARDPSRINEVAWAGTHPGSKAVLLSKATATREVEQWEWCLQPGEVYPSQADAEGWSEQIFVFEGCLTLMLGDQPQHIGTGEFFMFASNQPHSYRNDGEVAARFVRNVVI; encoded by the coding sequence GTGCACAAAGATTCAACGCAACGGGCGTCCGTCCTGCAACACGTCAGCCTGAATGTGCGACGCCTACGTCATGCCGCCGACATGAGCCAGACTGCGCTGGCGGAAAAATCCGGGGTCAGCCGGCGCATGCTGGTGGCGATCGAGGCGGGCGAGAAGAATGTCAGCCTGACCACGCTGGATCGCGTCGCCGAGGCGCTCGATGTGGCGTTCAGCGATCTGATCCAGGCGCCGGATGCCCGCGACCCGAGCCGCATCAACGAGGTGGCATGGGCGGGCACCCACCCGGGCAGCAAAGCGGTGTTGCTTTCCAAAGCCACGGCGACCCGCGAAGTCGAGCAATGGGAGTGGTGCCTGCAACCCGGCGAGGTCTATCCGTCGCAAGCGGATGCCGAGGGCTGGAGCGAGCAGATTTTCGTCTTTGAAGGTTGCCTGACCCTGATGCTCGGCGATCAGCCGCAGCACATCGGTACAGGTGAGTTCTTCATGTTTGCCAGTAACCAGCCGCATTCCTATCGCAATGATGGGGAAGTTGCGGCGCGGTTTGTGCGTAATGTGGTGATTTGA
- a CDS encoding Na+/H+ antiporter subunit E: MNRVFPAPLLSLALCALWLTLNLSISPGNLLLGAILGFAAPLMMRKLRPKRARIRRPGTILRLFLVVGRDVVMSNLIVAWGVLNAGRRPPRSGFVKVPLDLRDAHGLATLAMICTVVPGTVWSELALDRSILLLHVWDLDDEVQFIEHFKSTYERPLMEIFE; encoded by the coding sequence ATGAACCGCGTGTTTCCTGCACCGCTGCTGTCGTTGGCACTTTGCGCCTTGTGGCTGACCCTGAACCTGTCGATCAGCCCGGGCAACCTGTTGCTCGGCGCGATACTAGGCTTTGCCGCTCCGTTGATGATGCGCAAATTGCGCCCGAAACGAGCGCGCATTCGCCGGCCGGGGACGATCCTGCGCCTGTTCCTGGTCGTGGGCCGTGATGTGGTGATGTCCAACCTGATCGTCGCCTGGGGCGTACTGAATGCCGGTCGTCGCCCTCCGCGCTCGGGCTTTGTCAAAGTACCGCTGGACCTGCGCGATGCCCATGGCCTGGCGACCCTGGCGATGATCTGCACAGTGGTGCCCGGCACAGTGTGGTCAGAGCTGGCGCTGGATCGCAGCATTCTGCTGCTGCACGTCTGGGATCTGGATGACGAAGTGCAATTCATCGAGCACTTCAAGAGCACCTACGAACGGCCGTTGATGGAGATTTTCGAATGA
- a CDS encoding DMT family transporter, with protein MTSQNSSPTPLRFSRFSKAECVLVLITMIWGGTFLLVQHAMTVSGPMFFVGLRFAAAAAIVALFSWRHLREMTLFELKAGAFIGVAIMLGYGLQTVGLQTIPSSQSAFITALYVPFVPLLQWLVLGRRPGLMPSIGIMLAFTGLMLLSGPSGAALNFSPGEIATLISAIAIAAEIILISTYAGQVDVRRVTVVQLATTSVLSFLLVVPTGEMIPDFSWTLLVTALGLGAASAAIQVAMNWAQKSVSPTRATLIYAGEPVWAGIVGRIAGERLPAIALVGAGLIVAAVIVSELKTKGKVAEAEAELEQETQG; from the coding sequence ATGACGTCGCAGAACAGCTCCCCCACTCCCCTTCGTTTCTCTCGTTTCAGCAAAGCCGAGTGCGTGCTGGTGCTGATCACCATGATCTGGGGCGGTACTTTCCTGCTGGTTCAGCATGCGATGACCGTCAGCGGCCCGATGTTTTTTGTCGGCCTGCGCTTCGCCGCTGCGGCGGCTATCGTCGCACTGTTCTCATGGCGTCATCTGCGCGAAATGACGCTGTTCGAACTCAAGGCTGGCGCCTTCATCGGCGTGGCGATCATGCTCGGTTACGGCCTGCAGACGGTCGGTTTACAAACGATCCCGAGCAGTCAGTCGGCGTTCATCACCGCGTTGTATGTGCCGTTCGTGCCTTTGCTGCAATGGCTGGTGCTGGGGCGACGCCCGGGATTGATGCCCAGCATCGGCATCATGCTGGCATTTACCGGGTTGATGTTGTTGTCGGGGCCGTCCGGGGCTGCGCTGAATTTCAGTCCCGGTGAAATTGCCACTTTGATCAGTGCCATCGCCATAGCCGCCGAGATCATTCTGATCAGCACCTATGCCGGTCAGGTCGATGTGCGCCGAGTGACCGTTGTGCAACTGGCAACCACCTCCGTGCTGTCGTTCCTGCTGGTGGTGCCGACCGGGGAAATGATTCCGGACTTTTCCTGGACGCTGCTGGTGACGGCTCTTGGGCTTGGCGCAGCAAGTGCGGCTATTCAAGTGGCGATGAACTGGGCGCAGAAGAGTGTCTCGCCAACCCGGGCGACGTTGATCTATGCCGGTGAGCCGGTGTGGGCCGGAATTGTCGGGCGGATTGCCGGGGAACGGTTGCCGGCGATTGCGCTGGTGGGCGCGGGGTTGATTGTTGCGGCGGTGATTGTCAGTGAGTTGAAGACCAAGGGTAAGGTCGCCGAAGCCGAAGCTGAGTTGGAGCAGGAAACCCAGGGTTAA
- a CDS encoding monovalent cation/H+ antiporter subunit A, with amino-acid sequence MSLIVLLLLPFIGSCLAAVLPHNARNTESLLAGLVALIGTVQVALLYPQIAHGGVIREEFMWLPSLGLNFVLRMDGFAWLFSMLVLGIGTLVSLYARYYMSPDDPVPRFFAFFLAFMGAMLGLVISGNLIQIVFFWELTSLFSFLLIGYWHHRADARRGAYMALMVTGAGGLCLLAGVMILGHVVGSYDLDKVLAAGDMIRAHALYPILLPLILIGALSKSAQFPFHFWLPHAMAAPTPVSAYLHSATMVKAGVFLLARLWPSLSGSEEWFYIVSGAGACTLLLGAYCAMFQNDLKGLLAYSTISHLGLITLLLGLNSPLAAVAAVFHILNHATFKASLFMAAGIIDHESGTRDIRKLSGLIKLIPFTATLAMVASASMAGVPLLNGFLSKEMFFAETVFINATAWVEAALPIVATIAGTFSVAYSLRFTVDVFFGPPATDLPHTPHEPPRWMRAPVELLVFTCLLVGIFPAQIVGPLLAAAALPVVGGTLPEYSLAIWHGLNAPMIMSLIAMSGGIIVYLLLRNQLKRGRFKYPPLVGRFNGKRLFERSLVVMMRMARRAERRLGTKRLQMQLFLMVLAAVLAGLIPMLHSSLSWGDRPKIPGSIVFVTLWLLAIACALGAAWQAKYHRLAALTMVSVCGLMTCVTFVWFSAPDLALTQLAVEVVTTVLILLGLRWLPRRIEEVSPLPSSLRKARIRRLRDLLLSIAVGGGMALLSYAMLTRQTPNDISSFYLSRAMPEGGGSNVVNVMLVDFRGFDTLGEITVLVAVALTVFALLRRFRPPKESLQLPAQQRLLAPDVVTDLVNPRSASDTALGFMMVPAVLVRLLLPIALVVSFYLFMRGHNQPGGGFVAGLVMSVAFILQYMVAGTQWVEAQMSLRPLRWMGTGLLFATATGLGAMLVGYPFLTTHTWHFTLPVLGDIHIASALFFDVGVYGVVVGSTLLILTALAHQSVRGHKTASLPKSVASKGAV; translated from the coding sequence ATGTCCCTGATAGTTCTACTGCTTCTGCCATTCATTGGCAGCTGTCTGGCAGCGGTGCTGCCTCATAACGCGCGTAATACCGAATCCCTGTTGGCAGGCCTGGTCGCTTTGATCGGCACCGTCCAGGTCGCGCTGTTGTATCCGCAAATTGCCCACGGCGGCGTGATCCGCGAAGAATTCATGTGGCTGCCCAGCCTTGGTCTGAACTTCGTTCTACGCATGGATGGCTTCGCCTGGCTGTTCTCGATGCTGGTGCTCGGCATTGGCACGCTGGTCTCCTTGTACGCTCGTTATTACATGTCGCCGGACGATCCGGTGCCGCGTTTCTTCGCCTTTTTCCTGGCATTCATGGGCGCCATGCTCGGCCTGGTCATCTCCGGCAATCTGATACAGATCGTGTTTTTCTGGGAGCTGACCAGTCTCTTTTCATTCCTGTTGATCGGCTATTGGCACCACCGCGCCGACGCCCGGCGCGGTGCCTATATGGCACTGATGGTCACCGGTGCCGGCGGGTTATGCCTGCTGGCGGGGGTCATGATTCTCGGCCATGTCGTCGGCAGCTATGACCTCGACAAGGTCCTGGCCGCCGGCGACATGATTCGTGCACACGCCCTCTACCCTATCCTTTTACCCCTCATTCTTATCGGCGCACTCAGCAAAAGCGCGCAGTTCCCTTTCCATTTCTGGCTGCCGCACGCAATGGCGGCGCCAACACCCGTCTCCGCCTATCTGCACTCGGCCACCATGGTCAAGGCCGGGGTTTTCCTGCTCGCGCGCCTGTGGCCGTCGTTGTCCGGCAGTGAAGAATGGTTCTACATCGTCAGCGGGGCCGGCGCGTGTACGCTGTTGCTCGGCGCGTATTGCGCGATGTTCCAGAACGACCTCAAAGGTCTGCTCGCTTACTCGACTATCAGCCATCTAGGCCTGATTACCCTGTTACTCGGCCTGAACAGTCCGCTGGCGGCAGTGGCGGCGGTATTCCACATCCTCAACCACGCGACGTTCAAGGCCTCGCTGTTCATGGCGGCGGGCATCATCGACCACGAAAGTGGCACTCGCGATATCCGCAAGCTCAGCGGCCTGATCAAACTGATTCCGTTCACCGCGACGCTGGCCATGGTTGCCAGTGCCTCGATGGCGGGCGTGCCATTGCTCAACGGTTTCCTGTCGAAAGAGATGTTCTTCGCCGAAACCGTGTTCATCAATGCCACGGCCTGGGTCGAAGCGGCGTTGCCGATTGTCGCGACCATCGCCGGTACATTCAGCGTTGCCTACTCGCTGCGCTTCACCGTCGATGTGTTCTTCGGCCCGCCGGCCACCGACCTGCCGCACACCCCACACGAGCCGCCGCGCTGGATGCGCGCGCCGGTAGAACTGCTGGTGTTCACGTGCTTGCTGGTGGGGATTTTCCCGGCGCAGATCGTCGGCCCGTTGCTCGCCGCCGCCGCGTTGCCCGTGGTTGGCGGCACGCTACCGGAATACAGCCTGGCAATCTGGCACGGCCTCAACGCGCCAATGATCATGAGCCTGATCGCCATGTCCGGCGGCATCATTGTCTATCTGTTGCTGCGCAATCAGCTCAAGCGCGGACGCTTCAAGTACCCGCCGTTGGTTGGCCGCTTCAACGGCAAGCGCCTGTTCGAGCGCAGCCTGGTGGTGATGATGCGCATGGCCCGGCGCGCAGAGCGGCGACTCGGCACCAAGCGTCTGCAGATGCAATTGTTCCTGATGGTGTTGGCGGCCGTGCTCGCCGGCCTGATTCCGATGCTGCACAGCAGCCTGAGCTGGGGCGACCGGCCGAAGATTCCCGGCTCGATCGTCTTTGTGACCTTGTGGCTGCTGGCGATTGCCTGTGCCCTCGGCGCCGCGTGGCAGGCCAAGTATCACCGTCTCGCCGCTTTGACCATGGTCAGCGTCTGCGGCTTGATGACCTGCGTGACTTTCGTCTGGTTCTCCGCGCCCGATCTGGCGCTGACGCAACTGGCGGTAGAAGTGGTCACCACCGTGCTGATCCTGCTCGGCCTGCGCTGGTTGCCACGCCGTATCGAAGAAGTCTCGCCACTGCCAAGCAGCCTGCGCAAGGCACGCATTCGTCGTCTGCGCGACTTGCTGCTGTCGATTGCCGTCGGTGGTGGCATGGCGCTGCTGTCCTACGCGATGCTCACGCGGCAGACGCCGAACGACATCTCTTCGTTCTACCTCAGCCGCGCCATGCCCGAGGGCGGTGGCAGCAACGTGGTCAACGTGATGCTGGTGGATTTCCGTGGCTTCGACACCCTCGGCGAAATCACCGTGCTGGTCGCCGTGGCGCTGACCGTGTTCGCTCTGCTGCGGCGTTTCCGCCCACCGAAAGAAAGCCTGCAACTGCCCGCCCAGCAACGCTTGCTGGCGCCGGACGTGGTCACCGATCTGGTCAACCCGCGTTCGGCTAGCGACACCGCACTCGGCTTCATGATGGTGCCGGCAGTGCTGGTTCGCCTGTTGCTGCCGATTGCGCTGGTGGTGTCGTTCTACCTGTTCATGCGCGGGCACAACCAACCGGGTGGCGGTTTCGTCGCCGGTCTGGTGATGTCGGTGGCGTTCATCCTGCAATACATGGTCGCCGGTACACAGTGGGTCGAGGCGCAAATGAGTCTGCGGCCGCTGCGCTGGATGGGCACCGGGTTACTGTTCGCCACCGCCACCGGCCTGGGGGCGATGCTGGTCGGCTATCCGTTCCTCACCACGCACACCTGGCATTTCACTTTGCCAGTGCTGGGTGACATCCATATCGCCAGCGCGCTGTTCTTCGACGTTGGCGTGTACGGCGTGGTGGTCGGTTCGACCTTGTTGATCCTCACCGCCCTCGCCCACCAATCGGTGCGGGGTCACAAGACCGCATCGCTGCCCAAGTCCGTCGCCAGCAAAGGAGCCGTCTGA
- a CDS encoding TonB-dependent receptor, giving the protein MKQLTLLASLCGCLSVNVWAQSTVDLAPITIDGESGAEPGLSLDQSSGMASRLGLSVRDTPASVAIANRNDIERHGAQNFQDAANTLPGVNASAPPGFGGFVSYRGFTSSQITQMFNGINVSGGLARPVDSWIYDRVELVGGPSSLINGAGSVGGSLNYVTKLATRDEQAVEGRVSYGTYDTTETAFGLNHALTDPSADVQHYARLDVSHNTSNGYIDRQERDAWSVAFSLLSDLTPDLSHTLALEYQDEHEDSPYWGTPVLNPKAGELKIDKHNRFNNYNVEDGRYEQRTIWVRSIIDYRINDSTTLRNTLYHLDSQRDYRNLETYQYNADNTAVNRSTAYQVRHQGEQNGNQFELRHDNTLFGLDTTWSGGFEYKVNQTTNSPLNIKGPSTVDPNNYRPGHFYDIPGTNPKLISDKTNEVTTKALFMENRLALTDKLSLLTGLRYDDIDLDVTNHRTVTAANPKHLKRSWEPVTGRAGLTYQFIPSANVYVQYSTAAEQPNGTQNFDVSTGKQWEIGSKFDYLNGRGSATIAAYTIERKDFAVTDPLDPAGSIPVGQQTSKGVEIASSLRITDKLLAEGNFAWVDAQYDDFTEKNAAGVVVSRKGNTPTNVPDRVGNLWLTYDFSPQWQGGVDARYVASVYADTANTMTVPSYTLFGSFLSYKVDSHTTVTGRVRNLSNEVYAEFAHVSPAYYLGTPRTFELAVQTKF; this is encoded by the coding sequence ATGAAACAACTCACTTTGCTGGCGAGCCTGTGCGGCTGCCTGTCCGTCAACGTCTGGGCGCAATCCACCGTGGATCTGGCGCCGATCACCATTGATGGCGAGTCCGGTGCAGAACCGGGCCTGAGCCTCGACCAGTCCAGCGGCATGGCCTCACGCCTCGGCTTGAGCGTGCGCGACACACCGGCTTCAGTGGCCATCGCCAATCGCAACGACATCGAGCGCCACGGCGCACAGAACTTTCAGGACGCCGCCAACACCCTCCCCGGGGTTAACGCCAGCGCACCGCCGGGGTTCGGCGGGTTCGTTTCCTATCGTGGCTTCACCAGCAGCCAGATTACTCAGATGTTCAACGGAATCAACGTTTCCGGCGGCCTGGCGCGGCCAGTTGATTCGTGGATCTACGACCGCGTGGAACTGGTCGGCGGCCCGTCATCGCTGATCAATGGCGCAGGCTCGGTCGGCGGTTCGCTGAACTACGTGACCAAGCTCGCCACCCGCGACGAACAAGCTGTTGAAGGCCGGGTCAGCTACGGCACGTACGACACCACCGAAACCGCCTTCGGCCTCAACCATGCACTGACCGATCCCAGCGCCGACGTGCAGCACTACGCGCGACTCGACGTCAGCCACAACACCAGCAACGGCTACATCGACCGCCAGGAGCGCGATGCCTGGAGCGTGGCGTTCTCGCTGCTCAGCGATCTCACGCCCGACCTGTCGCACACGTTGGCACTGGAATATCAGGACGAACACGAAGACAGTCCGTACTGGGGCACGCCCGTGCTCAATCCCAAGGCCGGTGAGTTGAAGATCGACAAACACAACCGCTTCAACAACTACAACGTCGAGGACGGGCGTTACGAGCAGCGAACGATCTGGGTCCGTTCGATCATCGACTACCGCATCAACGACAGCACCACCCTGCGCAACACGCTGTATCACCTCGACAGCCAGCGCGATTACCGCAACCTCGAAACCTACCAGTACAACGCCGACAACACAGCGGTGAATCGCTCCACCGCGTATCAAGTACGCCATCAGGGCGAGCAGAACGGCAACCAGTTCGAGCTGCGCCATGACAACACGCTGTTCGGTCTGGATACGACGTGGTCGGGTGGCTTTGAATACAAGGTCAACCAGACCACCAACTCGCCGCTGAACATCAAAGGTCCGAGCACGGTGGACCCGAACAACTACCGTCCGGGGCATTTCTACGACATTCCCGGCACCAACCCGAAATTGATCAGCGACAAGACCAACGAGGTCACCACCAAAGCATTGTTCATGGAAAACCGGCTGGCGTTGACCGACAAACTGTCGCTGCTCACCGGCCTGCGCTATGACGACATTGACCTCGACGTGACCAACCATCGCACCGTGACCGCTGCCAACCCGAAACACCTCAAGCGCAGTTGGGAGCCAGTCACCGGCCGCGCCGGCCTGACCTACCAGTTCATTCCCTCGGCCAACGTCTACGTGCAATACAGCACCGCCGCCGAGCAACCGAATGGCACGCAGAATTTCGACGTCTCGACCGGCAAGCAGTGGGAGATTGGTAGCAAATTCGATTATCTGAATGGACGCGGCTCGGCGACGATTGCCGCTTACACCATCGAGCGAAAAGACTTCGCGGTGACCGACCCGCTAGATCCGGCCGGCAGTATTCCGGTCGGTCAACAGACGTCGAAAGGGGTGGAAATCGCCAGTTCGTTGCGGATCACCGACAAGCTGTTGGCTGAAGGCAACTTCGCCTGGGTCGACGCGCAGTACGATGATTTCACCGAAAAGAATGCCGCCGGTGTGGTGGTTTCACGCAAGGGCAATACGCCGACCAATGTGCCGGATCGGGTCGGTAATCTGTGGCTGACTTATGACTTTTCGCCGCAGTGGCAAGGTGGGGTTGATGCACGATATGTGGCGTCGGTGTATGCGGACACGGCCAACAC
- a CDS encoding K+/H+ antiporter subunit F produces MSPLLSNAILLTLFLFSLAMVLTLVRLFKGPSAQDRVLALDYLYIVAMLMMLTLGIRYSSDTYFEAALLIALFGFVGSFALAKFLLRGEVIE; encoded by the coding sequence ATGAGCCCATTACTGTCGAACGCGATTCTGCTAACGCTGTTCCTGTTCTCGCTGGCGATGGTGCTGACCTTGGTGCGCCTGTTCAAAGGCCCGTCGGCACAGGATCGGGTATTGGCGCTGGACTACCTGTACATCGTCGCCATGCTGATGATGCTGACCCTGGGTATTCGTTATTCCAGTGACACTTACTTCGAAGCGGCGCTGCTGATTGCGCTGTTCGGCTTCGTCGGCTCGTTTGCACTGGCGAAATTCCTGCTGCGTGGCGAGGTGATCGAATGA
- a CDS encoding Na+/H+ antiporter subunit G: MNAELSLWIEIPVAILLVLSGLFALIGAIGLLRMKDYFQRMHPPALASTLGAWCVALASIICFSALKSGPVVHAWLIPILLAITVPVTTLLLARAALFRKRMAGDDVPAEVSSRRTESGS; encoded by the coding sequence ATGAATGCTGAATTGTCTCTGTGGATCGAGATTCCGGTGGCGATCCTGCTGGTGCTCAGCGGTCTGTTTGCGTTGATCGGTGCGATCGGATTATTGCGCATGAAAGATTACTTCCAGCGCATGCACCCGCCGGCGCTGGCTTCAACGCTGGGGGCATGGTGTGTGGCGCTGGCGTCGATCATCTGCTTTTCGGCGTTGAAATCCGGTCCGGTGGTGCATGCCTGGCTGATTCCGATATTGCTGGCGATCACTGTGCCGGTGACGACCTTGCTGCTGGCGCGGGCGGCGTTGTTCCGCAAGCGCATGGCTGGGGATGATGTGCCGGCCGAGGTCAGTAGTCGACGGACTGAAAGCGGTAGCTAG
- a CDS encoding DUF2946 domain-containing protein — protein MKFSRSDRSLLAWMLYCCVLFNVFACSIGHGQMVGMQLNGIGGQFCTVDPATQAPLASNPTEEQLPTLSKAFGCPLCSVGGGMGPAFNSSLTLAILPEQHSPPLVPIVSADLPARFTWPSANPRAPPLA, from the coding sequence ATGAAATTCTCCCGTTCCGATCGCTCACTGCTGGCCTGGATGCTTTATTGCTGCGTCCTGTTCAACGTGTTCGCCTGCAGCATCGGTCACGGACAAATGGTCGGCATGCAACTCAACGGCATCGGCGGCCAGTTCTGTACAGTCGACCCGGCCACTCAAGCGCCGCTCGCCAGCAATCCCACCGAAGAACAACTGCCGACCCTGTCCAAGGCGTTTGGCTGCCCGCTGTGCTCGGTCGGCGGCGGCATGGGCCCAGCGTTCAACTCCAGCCTGACCCTGGCAATCCTGCCGGAACAGCACAGCCCGCCGCTGGTGCCCATCGTCAGCGCCGACCTTCCTGCCCGCTTCACCTGGCCTTCGGCCAACCCTCGCGCCCCACCGCTCGCCTGA
- a CDS encoding DUF3995 domain-containing protein: MTFVLAQWLVTTFAVIALMHVYWALGGQWAAAVVVPQVPVRGLVATVRPAFKPSGWLTLIVAAALLVIAALVCMRVGWGMPAVTHKALQWVISAIALLMFARAIGDSNLVGFFKEVKDSRFARLDTWVYSPLCAVLGAGLLAVAWV, from the coding sequence ATGACCTTTGTGTTGGCTCAATGGCTGGTGACTACTTTCGCGGTGATCGCCTTGATGCATGTGTATTGGGCGCTGGGCGGGCAATGGGCGGCGGCAGTAGTCGTGCCGCAGGTGCCGGTGCGCGGATTGGTCGCAACGGTGCGACCGGCGTTCAAGCCTTCGGGCTGGCTCACGTTGATCGTGGCGGCGGCGCTGTTGGTGATTGCGGCATTGGTGTGCATGCGAGTTGGCTGGGGCATGCCGGCGGTGACGCACAAGGCGCTGCAATGGGTGATCAGCGCAATTGCGCTGTTGATGTTTGCCCGGGCGATTGGTGATTCGAATCTGGTCGGGTTCTTCAAGGAAGTGAAGGACTCGCGGTTTGCGCGGCTCGACACCTGGGTGTATTCGCCGTTGTGTGCGGTGTTGGGGGCGGGGTTGTTGGCGGTGGCTTGGGTTTGA